aatgttatcctttatccAGATTTCCCATCTGGAATCCCCCAATCTCTTCCCCAACACCCTTGCCTCTATGTGAGTGTTAGCCCACAAACCCACCCATTcactcctctctccctgcccAGAAATTCCCCTACATGGGAACACTGAGCCTCCATAGGGCCAAGATCcactcctctcattgatgcccaataaggccatttctgctacatttgcaggTGGAGCCAAGGAtgcctccatgtatactctttaatTAGTGGTTTATTTTCTGGGAGCTTTGaggttctggttagttgataattgtgttcttcctatggagttgaaaagctcttcagctccttcagtcctctttctttctttttttttcttaaagatcttttatttatttatttatttatttttacattttatttttctttattaacttgagtatttcttatatacattccgagtgttattccctttcagtCCTCTATCTAACTGTTCCATTGTAGGCCCCATTATCAGTCAAATGTTTGGTTGAGAGCATGTGAGTGTTTAATTCTCAGGTtgtggcagaacctctcaggagacagctaaatcagaCTCCTTTCAGCATACAATTCTTGGCACCCACAGTATATTCTGGGTTTGTTGATGTTGTATGGGACGGATCCCCAGGTGTGGTCATCTATGAATGACCATTCCCTCAGTTTTGACTCCACACTTTGTTGTTGTCTTTACACCTGTGAATATTCTGTTATCCCTTATAACAAGGACTGAAGCATTGACTGTTTGGTCTTCCAACTTTTTGAGCTTCATTTGCTCTCTGGATTGTATTTTAGGTATTCCTAGCTTTtgatctaatatccacttatcagtgagtgcattccatgtttattcttttgagattgggttacctcactcaggatgatgttttcttgttctatccatttgcctaataatttgaataagtcattgtttttaatggctgaagggtattccattgtgtaaatgcaccatgatttctgtatccattcctctgttgaaggacatctgggttctttcctgcttctagctgttatgaataaggctgcaatgaacatagtggagtatgtttcCTTGCTGTATGTTAGGGAATCATTCGGGGATATGtctaggaatggtatagctgggcgCACAGGTTGTACTATGCCCAAATTTTCGAGGAATCCCAAGACTTGAGTTCCAGAGTGATTTtaccaattttattttattttttttgagagaaaatttttattttccaagtaagatGAGGTCGGAGCCATGTTAAATCAtgtgatatcttttttttttattaacttgagtatttcttatatacatttcgagtgttattccctttcccggtattcgggcaaacatccccctcccccctccccttccttatgggtgttccactcccaaccctccccccattgccgccctccccccatcagtctagttcactggaagttcagtcttagcaggacccagggcttccccttccactggtgctcttactaggatattcattgctacctatgagttcagagtccagcgtcagtccatgtatagtctttaggtagtggcttagtccctggaagctctggttgcttggcattgttgtacatatggggtctcgagccccttcaagctcttccagttctttctctgattccttcaacgggggtcctattctcagttcagtggtttgctgctggcattcgcctctgtatttgctgtattctggctgtgtctctcaggagcgatctacatccagctcctgtccgtctgcacttctttgcttcatccatcttgtctaattgggtggctgtatatgtatgggccacatgtggggcaggctctgaatgggtgttccttcagtctctgttttaatctttgcctctctcttccctgccaagagtattcttgttccccttttaaagaaggagtgaagtattcacattttgatcatccatcttgagtttcatttgttctaggcatctagggtaattcaagcatttgggctaatagccacttatcaatgagtacacaccatgtatgtctttctgtgattgggttagctcacttaggatgatattttccagttccaaccatttgcctacgaatttcataaagtcgttgtttttgatcgctgagtaatattccattgtgtagatgtaccacattttctgtatccattcctctgttgaagggcatctgggttctttccagtttctggctattataaataagactgcaatgaacatagtggagcacgtgtcttttttatatgttggggcatcttttgggtatatgcccaagagaggtatagctggatcctcaggcagttcaatgtccaattttctgaggatcctccagactgatttccagaatggttgtaccagtatgcaatcccaccaacaatggaggagtgttcctctttctccacatcctcgccagcatctgctgtcccctgagtttttgatcttagccattctcactggtgtgaggtgaaatctcagggttgttttgatttgcatttcccttatgactaaagatgttgaacatttctttaggtgtttctcagccatttggcattcctcagctgtgaattctttgtttagctctgaaccccatttttaataggattttaCCAATTTTAAatctcaccaaaaatggaggagtgctctttattttccacattcttgccagcatcttttCTTACTTGAGGATATTTATCCTTGATTggatatttacttacatttcgaatgttatccttTTCTTAGATTTACCCTCTGGATTCCACTGATaacttcccccctcctcctgcctctatgagaatACTACCCAACTCACCTACCTATTCACTCGTTTCTCCTTGCGCTGGCATTTCCCTATACAGGAATATTGAGCCTCCACAGGCCCAAGGTCCTCTCCTCTTTTTGATGCCCAATATTGCcgtcctatgctacatatgtagcaggagcaATGGGTGCTCTATGTATcctcttttttggttggttgagtttctgggagctttggggttctggttggttgatatttttgttcttcctatagaggtaaaaaccccctcagctccttcagtccatattctaactcctccattgtgggccCTGTTTTCATTCCAACTGTTGACTGAGAACATCTGACTCTCTAtttctcagtctctgggagctgtaGAAGggtcttgtcagcatgcactttctggcatccacaatattgtcttgGATTAGTGACACTGTATGCGATGGATCCCTGGAtggggccatctctggatgacctttccctcagctATGGAGATTCTATTTTCAGTTTGCTCTGATGAGTTTAGGCCTGGTTTAGTCTATTTCTCCCTTCTGTGCCCCCAAATCTCTCTTTTATAATCATAATATTTACAATTTACCATTTCATGCTcatgtattttaaacattttttaattatctAGGTTTCACCACTTAAAATATCGCCTTGACTCATCAAAGAAAcattaattttgattcatttcatGATTGCTTATAACTTTGTttagtttacatatatatatatgtgtgtgtatatatatatatatatatatatacatacatacatacatatgtgtgtgtgtgtgtgttttcattttgccTTAAAATGCCCTTGAGTCTCTGGGTAAAATGGATGTAATGTAATGTCTTATTCATGATATGGGTGGGAAAAGAATGACACCTCAGTGTATGCAAGAGTGTGTAAATCAGACTAATCACTAGCGGAAGATGCAGGTACACTGATGGTTGAACAAGTGAACCTAAAACATTGTCAAGGGATAGTGTTTTGACGTAACAATGGAGACTATCTGAGAAGATGTGACCTTGTTCCTGTGTTCTCATGTCCCCTATTCCAATGGGCATTAAAACAGGTACAGGGTTTTCCACATTGCTGATGTCtggttataaaaagaaaagagcctCTTCAAGGAATAGTATGCAGGACAGTTCCAATTGGGGAATATGGAAAGCATGCCTAATAGTCAGTTCCCTGGGAGCCGAGAATCATTCTTAGTCAGAACTTTCCGTGGATTCCCAATTTTGGAGCCATAATCACAACCTTGATTGGAGATATTTGTTAATTCTACTGAGTTGGTGGTTTTtgacactttcttctctctctgtctggttCTTCTCAATTCTTTCAATGTTCTTCATCTTTTGTGTTTTACCAGGGGTTTTAGTGCAATACATCCCCTGCAGCTACCATCTAATAAGGGAAAAGAGTTCCATCTCTTTTTTTATTCACTATTTCCCTTGGAAATATTCTTTTGCTAGAAATTTTACCCCAATGTTAGATATGTTACCTTGTCTATAAGACACTAAATGTTCTACGTCAtcccataaacacacatacaagaaaGTTCTTTTGCAGAGCTCTGTatttaaaacaagaaaggaaactcCATGCAGAGACCTATACTTtctgtaaaatacaaaaaaaacctCCACTGTTTGTCTGCACCAATGAGGCAGAGCTGCCATTTCACACAGCCTAATGACTGTCTGTGTTCATGTCTCAGAGATCCCAGTCAAGGAAAGTAAGGAAATTATGGGCTGATAGAAAATTACAAATGGCTCATTTACAGAAGAATGTTCTGTGAATGTGCACTGCCCATGAATTTGCAActgttataaaatattaaaagaatttagGAAGAGGAAAAGCATACTATCCAATATAAGGTAGCGGAGTGGACTAAACATTAAGAGCAGAAGTGGGGTAAAATTCGGTGCATCAGGGAGATTACATAAATTGTGACCCATGTATCCAAGGGAATTCTCGTGTTTCTGTCATCCCATTGATTGGAACTCTGTGTATCTGCTCAGATAAACTctgccttttttattattttgatttttgaagcTGGTAATTTTCTCTTTCAGTGTTAATATACAACTCAAAATTTCTAATGCAGAGCTTCACACCCTTTGTGTCTTATACATTTGGGGACTGTTGGTTTTGCTCATGCTCAGAACATTACTATTTTCTTTATGTCAGTGACCATCACATATCTATTACTTTCGAACCAGGGCCGGAGTCAGCCacattttctctccctctcttggaCCTGTAGCTGCCACCTCTGCTTTTATTCTCTCTTCCACTATCACTCTGTTTTGCCTTTCTTCAGGGTTGTCTTTGATGCTCATACTTAAACATTCCCACAGTGAATTATAGAGCACCTTtggataaaaaaaaactcagaatttACCTATAACAGAAAAATGTTTACTCTAACTGACTTCCATACCTGCACAGAAATTCCATGACTAAAACCTCTCCTATCTTGAGTTGTGTGTTTCAAGATTTTTCTTATTAACAGAATGAACATACTGAGTTTGGGGAAAAGACATTAAATATCAGGATTCATGTCGCGTAAATATACCCACAGCACAACACACTCACAGAAGCTGACCCTGCTGAAAAATGTGAACAATGTACTAAGGAACACAGTCATGACTACGTTAAAGTTTCTACGAAGTAGGCTTATGCATTACGACTTTCTGGTGTTGATCCTTTTTATGAAGCAGTATATACATTTAGCCATCTGAGAAGGCCACATCTGCATCCACTCTTACGCACTTGTGATGACTAAATGGAAAATGTAGAGAaaatgtcaggttttttttttggttcttatttttcggagctggggaccgaacccagggccttgcgcttcctaggtaagcgctctaccactgagctaaatccccagccccgaaaatgTCAGTTTTAACTGTCAATGTCCTACAACCTGGGAAGGAAGGATATCATAAGATAGTACATCTAAACGGATGTGCCTCAGCCATATCTTCTGAAAAAAATTGAGAGTTGTGAAGCCAGTAATACTGTTTGACTCACTTTGAGCAAAGCTGATGTGAATAATCAAATCACTGTCGTTCAATCTCTCATTTTTGGGTTTTGGTGTCTCGTTGCATTCTTGAGCACATTCTGTACTATGattcattttatgtgttttcCTGAGAGAATTATGTTGGCATATTTCtagaaaaaactaaaattaacttTGTCTGACACTATTTGTGAAGTCTTCCTTATTTATTCCCTGGAGATCATTATGATTAGATGCAGATACTATTCCAGGTATCTTCTTGGGATATCTGACCCAGAGCAAACACATACAGTGCAATTGGTGTAGGATAAACAGAGATAATTTACAAACTCCAATAGGTCATGACATGAATTTAGAGATTCAAGGCCTCCCTTGACAACACATTTGGAGATCCCTACAGGCATAATTTAAAGTTAGAGGGTCATACATTATAGACTTCCTAGAGCAATAGAAGCCAGTGCATATTTCCTATTTATAGTGCAGATGAAGGaacatataataaaagaaattagatGTCACTATTTACTATTCATAAAATACTATTTCAGATACTTTGTGTTTTTCTGGGGACTTTGAAACTGGAAATACCACTGGCCTAAAATGAGGCTGTCATATAACACATTTGTTTGCATTGGAAAAGATAATCTTTAGTGTCTTTAAATTGGAGACATcagaatgataataaaaataaaaaggtgttCTGCTTGTAATTTCCAACTGTGGCATAATTCATAACCCTGGACATATAATGAAAAGTTAAACACATAATCTCAGATAGTTGAATACTCATTATTCTGTCTTTTGTCTCTGAAACCTGTATAAATAAACAATCTGGTTGCCAGTCAGTCAGAACTGCAGAAAGAGACTAATTGCGAGTCAATCAGAGACATATGATTCCCTGGACCATAAGGTCCTGATACTTTCCCTTGCCTTGCTGtctctttgttttctctgctgAATTAGAACATCAGTTCCCTCCACCAACTCTCTAGTTTCAAGAGAGTGGTTCATTACTTCTTTGGGAGCACTTGTTCACTCTTTGGTACTGAGTGGATCCCTGGCATAATTTGGAACACAGCAGAATTTAGTCTAATTCTCTAATCCTCCAAAGTCTTCCATACACATGAATCGTGCCCAAATCCTATCCAGTCCCACTGGGAACACTTTACTGCATCAAAACATATTCATATGCTTGAGCATTTCAGAAAGTTCCATATGTTGTGAGGCTTCCAAGCAGTAAGATTACTCAATGAATATTTTGTCTTCCTTTATTAAAGAAAGCAGAACTTTCAGCAGTACTAACAGGCTGGTAGTACTGCTCTGCATACAAGATATACTAGGTGTTAATTATCCCCCACCCTGATGAATGCCtgtgtattgtttttatttaaaaacaaacttctAACCTAGGTTTGGTTCTCTGATTTATACCTGAACACATCATCTTGGAATGCAGAGATTAGGATGTGAATACCTTTAAGGAAGGCAGCACCATCACCATGAGGAAGAAGATAAAAGCTTCAGACATACCCAGAAAATCaatgtgatattttattttgaataagtGCATAATTGCAGGAGTACTGTGGGGATTAGGAAATTTTATTAGGGAATCTCCTGGCACTTTTCAAACAACAGAACTCTCATTTATGGACATGTCATCAGCCTGTTTAGAAGCATGCTGGACATTCAGGTTACTCTGAACTTTCAATGACCTGATCTCCAAGAGGAACATAATCATGCCAATGAGTGACAGGATGGTTGTCAGTAGACCTATTGGAAACACATAAGTGCTGTGTTTCTTTATCAGGGCTTCTTTCTTTACTGGAAAGTTTGGTGGAAAGTCAAGGGTGGTTTTGCCATAGAGATCTACTACATGGTTCCAGGTCACAGAAATAATGGTACAAAGGCTACTGATGATCAGAATTAAGACAGAGCACTTGTAACACACTATCTGAATCTCAGGGACTGAGGCTTCGATTATGCTGACCCTAATGGCTGCTGAGCTAAAAATCACAACAACAGGTTTTATCAGCATTGCCATTAATATCAGGTTCTGTGCACATCGAAATTCAGGTGAAATTGTCCAGGTCGAGTTGACAGGGCTGTGTACCAGAATTATGGTTTCAGTACCAGAGAATTTAAATTCCCAGTGGTAATATGCTTCCCAGAGTCCAATGTAAACAAGCTGGACAACCTTATTGTCGAATTCCCAGAGGCGCCAGTATCTGCTGCTTGCAAGAATTATTCCAAACCCTGAAGATAATAGACTGCAAAGGAAGCCAATCACTCTGAATATCCACTCCTTCACTCCTGCAAATCTGAGGATGATGAaaagtacaattttaaaattaaccaGGAACACAACTGTGAAAAACTCTAATAATATGCAGTTATGAAGTACACATTCCTTGCCCCTGCTATCTCCAAGTTGTATTTCAATGAGCTATACATGTGTTAGAATTCTACACACTAGTTAATATAAATAAGAGTACTTGAGATCTGTTATTGAGGCAGGCATCTCCATTGTGATATGTTTGGACAATATTTTCACATAGTCCTTCAAATTTCGCTATTTTGCTGTTTCTTGACTATGTATTTTAATACTTAGTGTTAATGTTAATATGAGTTTGATGAATCATTTAAGGTGATGCTTATTGCAGATCtctttcaaaaacagaaaaaaataaaaaaaacctaagTGAGTTTTCCAAACAGAACAATGTTCTACTGCCTGAAGTTGATTATGGCATGATGCTTACAGGAGcaatttaatattaatataatgcTTGAGAAGAAAGAGACAAGAGTAAAATAATTCACATGGTATGCCCATTTCTGTCAAACCATGGCATATCTAACTTCTTTAATACCTGAAGATATGAACATAAATGATAGAACAATGGGAATATTAAGTTTATCAAGGCTGATGAAGCAGATAATGCCATATTTCTTTAGACAGTATTCTAATGAGTATTCATGTCAATAAAACAATATGTTCCATATTTCATAATTAAAATCAACATGAATACAAACTTAAATTTCTCATTGAAACTAGTTTGGTGTAAAATTTCATGTTAGAATGATGATATTTAACTATATGTGAGGTATAGAGGTGAATAATTTTGTAATCAAAATTACAATACGTACATAAAAGAGGAGGAATAATGTATATCTGCATTCTGTATCTACCTTTTATACAATATTAGTCTTTGTGAAAATTGACTTCATTATGGTGCCATATATCCTGTATCTAGAGGATTTTTGCTGAGCTACTATCAACTTTGAttcaaaaataacattttatatttttattataaaccaACTTATTTAGATCTTTCAATTCAGTTCTATGTGTGTGGTAAAAGGAAAATGATAATATCATACAGAGACATCCTGATGAGTTCtttaagagaaaggaaagagggaaaaaatcCTTCAGTGATGCCAGCATGTGTATAATGTCATTGTCATTGCACATTAAGAAGGTTGAGGGGTCTATAATAGGCATCTCCTTTCAAGGATAGATTAGCTGTCAGCTAAGCATCCTTCCAAAGAATCCTATGGAATGTGCTTTCTAAAATGATCAAGACAGTAAAAGTGTCAAATGGGAAATTTAATAAACTTGATCATGGGCCTGCAGTGGATGGAAATTGATTGGGAATCAATATACGAAATTTCTTACCAAGGCATATCTAAAGCAGCAGACCACAGAACCAATATGCTTTGAAGGATAAAAGAAGCAGGATGTAGAAGGATGTGGTGCCAGACAAATTTGCTAGATTGCAGAATATGTTACTAGTATTTTCTGAATCCCAATGAAAGATATGAGTTTTttgtaaagaaacaaataaaaaagcctTCATATGTCATATCTTACCTTTTGGTTTTGAGGGTATAGCAACCCATTTGGAGGATGACAATATCACCAATCTTCTAAGTCACTGGAAATATTGAACAGAAAGAGAGTCACACATATCGTAAAGAAACTAAATGAGAGTCGTTCTGATAGGCACATGATCCTCCTGATAAGAAAGCCTTGTTTACTGGTGAATTAACACAAATAATTGCATTAATAGCTCATGTTTTGCTTATCTTCAACCTCCTTTACACATTGCAGGGTATTAGTAAACCTTCAATGTTACCAATGCTGCTATCAGTCTCATTTAATATACAGGAAAATAGCTCAGAGTCATTAATACACATGTACAATTTCAGTTAGTTATACAGTGCAGGACTTGAAGAAAAAATATTCACACAGTTCTGACACTTAATGATATTCAGAAATATTTACTCCAGTGCAGTAGATATCTAAGAGGAGCCTGACCTATAGGTCAGAGACCTTCTTTGGTACTCTCTGTCTTAGCATATTGAAAGTGACTAATGAAAAGCACATGGACAGGTTACAGTTCTTACCTTTTTATCTCTCTTCTACGAAGTTCAATGTTAGAGATTGGCACCCATAAGAGAAGTAAGAAAATATACACATTCTTATGTTTCCATGACTACTAAAGCTAGGAGATGGGTCCTAAACAATGACTAGGTTCCAATGGGCACACATGAATTGCAAGGTGAAGTCTgtcaaattatttaaaaatacattcattATTTGGTGATGGGTTAAATACCCTATTTGATTTAAAAGGTCCATGTGAAGATTATTCTTTTTCATTCACTTGACTACATGTTTAGTTAAGTTTAActcaaatgaataaacaaacatgtTAGTGATTATTTACCCTGAATTAAACCATTTGAAGTACAATGACATACTTCTTTTGTATTTAACAGAATTTccttaagaaaatgttttattacttAAATTAAATTTGCATAGTTTATCTGATTATATATGTTTTGTTTAGAGAATTCTTAATTTTCCCAACATGTGGAAGTGTATCTGTAACTCTTTCTACTAATACTTTCAGAATTTCACATCTTTTGTAtacattcttttttgttcttttttctccatctttattaaattgggtatttttttattattaacttgagtatttcttatttacatttcgagtgttattcccttttccggcttacgggccaacatccccctaacccctccccctccccttcattatgggtgttcccctcccaatcctccccccattgccgccctccccccaacaatcacgttcactgggggttcagtcttagcaggacccagggcttccccttacactggtgatcttactaggatattcaatgctacctataaggccagagtccatggtcagtccatgtatagtctttaggtagtggcttagtccctggaagctctggttgcttggcattgttgttcatatggggtctcgagccccttcaagctcttccagttctttctctgattccttcaacgggggtcctattctcagttcagtggtttgctgctggcattcgcctctgtatttgctgtattctggctgtgtctctcaggagagatctgcatccggctcctgtctgcctgcacttct
The window above is part of the Rattus norvegicus strain BN/NHsdMcwi chromosome X, GRCr8, whole genome shotgun sequence genome. Proteins encoded here:
- the Samt2l1 gene encoding uncharacterized protein Samt2l1, with product MGCYTLKTKRFAGVKEWIFRVIGFLCSLLSSGFGIILASSRYWRLWEFDNKVVQLVYIGLWEAYYHWEFKFSGTETIILVHSPVNSTWTISPEFRCAQNLILMAMLIKPVVVIFSSAAIRVSIIEASVPEIQIVCYKCSVLILIISSLCTIISVTWNHVVDLYGKTTLDFPPNFPVKKEALIKKHSTYVFPIGLLTTILSLIGMIMFLLEIRSLKVQSNLNVQHASKQADDMSINESSVV